The DNA sequence TTCCACTCAAGAGAAAGTGAAAATGAAATAATGTAGTCTCATTATCATCTTatatctctttttttcttctttttttttttcttttttcttttttaccttTCTCATACACACCATAAAGAACAGAGATCTGAACTCTGCCAAGTTACCCATTACAACAGATCAATTATAAAAACTCGAAGATATGAAAGGATCAGCAGACATCTGTCGATGAAGAAGACCTTGCCATAGGAAGGGAAATCGAATTCCACTCTGCATCACCACTACAATGACCGACTTTTGCACTGACCACCTGTAACTGGCTAGACTCGCTAACAGATCCATGAGTTTGAGTAAGAGCCACGCCAGAAGATTCATGAGTTTGAGTAAGAGCCAGTTTTTTTTCTGCTACAGCCTTGAGGCGATATCTTTCAGCCCGAGAGCCAATCACCTGTCCCAGGATTGATGCTGCGATAGTAAATGCCATTGCTGCCTTGGGCATCAACACAGATTTCCTAAGCATCCCTATGAAAGGAACAGCGGCATGGACAGCAGCAAACCAGGACGGTGAGAATTTTTCAGTATGCTCTCGCCATATTCCCAGAGGAACATTTGCTGCCATGCCCAATAATCCGATCACAAGTACTTTTGCTGGTAAGGGTTGAGGGCGGAGGTTCTTCGCGAATGCAGTCTTTGATATAGCTGCTCGGGCAGCAACAATTGCTGGTGGGCAGGTAAATTTCATGCCTGCAGGAGGCTTTAAAACCTTTGCAACAAGTGGAAGGACACCACTGACTGCTCGGTAAGACTTAGCAATTGGACAATTCCCAGATTGCAGCCACTCATTTCCCAAGGACTCATGTTTTGAATTTCCACCCtgaatttagaaaataaatacattaagTGGGAACACAACTTTATATACATAAAGAGACCAAATAACAGGCAATTTGACAGAGGACCATAGTTCAAACTATTATAACAAAtttccaatatatatatttacctgTGAAGATTCTTTGTTGGATGATTTCTTCTGATTCTTCCATTTGTCAGAAAAAGAATCAAAGAAGCCAAATGGGCCTCCAGCTCCAAAGGATGAAAGACTGATTGTAGCAGCCTTTGCAGCCAAAGGATTAAACTGCGCTGGGGCTCGCTGTGGTTCAACTTTCCTCAGAGGCACATATGATCCTCCAGAAAGAGGGACTACACCATCATTCCCATGGAAGAGCCTAAATGCCATATCAAAATTAGGGCCATCTTCAAAAATTGGACCTTTATTTCCCCTAACCTGGCAAAGAGACAGATATATATATTAGTCGTACTTAGTATTTCAATTAGGTTTAACATGGTTGGCAAGCAACGATTCAAGTAAAGTGCCATCCTAGGTTGCACATGCTTACATCAAATTGATAAAATTTGACTTCTTTTTTTTACTGTAAGATTGACAATCTGCAGATGCAGTTTTAAGTATAATTTATGTCTTATGTGAGACCCAGATAAAATGACAAGTACATTTCATAGATAAAAGCCCAGTTACAACCTATATATACAAAAGATACAGATAAACTACTTACAGGCTGTGGGAACATCATTGAAGGGGAAAATGAAAAACTTGTAGGCTCATTGATGTTTCTCAGAAACGGACATCTAAGTATGTCTTGCTGAGAAGGCACCGACTCCCCATTAAGATCTCTGAAAATATTATTCATTCTTTATCTGACCAAAGTTGCCCTGCAaagggagaaaaaaaaaattagctatGGTGTTCCAATAACACATATCAAGCTTTTATATGACtgaaagaaaaattcaaaattcaaaatcaaaatctcaaaattagAAGTTGAATTATATTATTTGAACCTTAACCAACAAAACTATATGAGATCCTTGgcaaaatatgaaatttatagTCGGCAACATATCTCAACTTCAAATGTTAGCTTCTCAAAGAAAAATCCGATATAAAAACAACTAGAGAGTCGATTTACAAAATGGGTCATAAAGTAAACAAACCCATAACCAGTCCTGAAAATTctttcattttatattttatatgtttgaattGAGAAACATATTACCAAATTGAATAGTGAACCTAGGCTACCAAAGTCAAACCAGCATAAAGAAAGCCATGGATTCAAAATTATGAGTAGCTCAATCAACAAACTCAAAGGCTTTCTAAACGAGTTTTAAATTTCAGTTGCATAATGGAGAAAAATTTGGAAGAGAAACACATATCAAAAGACTTAAATTTCATACAACACTCAAATTCAAAGAAAACAATCCAACCCTAGTCTTtgttttttgacaaaaaaaaccCAGTTCATCTTTAACAGTACAGAAAAGGGTCAAAATAATTGAACCACGAGGACCAAAATTCAACATCAAACCTCGTCAAAAGCAACAATGAAATGGCATAAAACTATACAATGTTTTCTGATCTATAAGCAAAATTACCGATCAAAAAGAACATACATCAAttactcaaaacaataaatgatttAGACATGGTTGATCGTAGCGATAATACCTTTGATAATGGATTTGCAGAAACCGTAAAAGGGAACgatggaagaaaaaaaattgggatTATGGAGAGAGAAAGGAAAGAGTATTTGGTGAaaaatcaaggaagaagaagatgaagaataaaaaaatgGAAAATAGTGTTGTATGAGGAGCAAAACGGTGCCGTGCTGAACACACGCTTTAGTTTAGTTTAATTGTTTATCGTGGAAAATATGGGTTTGGTATTATTATTGGTGGTTGGCTTTTCAAGCTGTCCAAGTTGGAATTTTCTAGTTCTCTAGTCACCCCTCACGTCACAATTTTGAAGGGTCAACGTTTTTAGTTaacgacttttttttttttccctatcTTGAACTTGTatataaataattgaatttatttttaagtatttaaatATTGATTTTGTTGTAtaacttggaaaataaactaattatattttattttgtgataattaaattataaaattatattaaattttaaatttagatataattttttttaataatataagtaattattttattatattttcatttttgtaTTCCTTGacaaaataaattagaaaaaaatattcataaaatttcttatttaaaaaaaataattgataaatttaGAGAAATTAGACATTAAAAAAATCTTCACACAAAATAGATTTCTTAAAATAACAATTGAtacatttctaaaaaaaatcaatcacaTGATTTCAAAATGGGATATTAGTGGTAAAATCATTCGAACTTTACATATTTTAACACTTACCTACAAAAACTGTTTTTTTGGGCAAAACTACTTAGATCTCACTTTTGTCATGCTATTTATTCCTCCATCCAAAAATCTCAGTTAAGTGTCACAGTAGACAGTTGAAGTGTATACTAATGTACATGTGACacatttttagtggtccacataattttaattattaaaatattataaaaaaataatataaaaattattaaaaataaaacaataataaaaaaataatattctttatttttctctttttatccCTAAAAATTGTTCAtattttctctctctccctcACCTTCACTCTCGGTGGTTTATCCTCCAGATTCGACACCGATTTTCCATCATCGGCTGACGACACACGTTGCACGAAGAGAACGACCACCCTCTGAAACCTCCACCTGTGAAAGCCCCGCCTGACTCGAGTCGCCAATGAGGAGAACGACTCAATTAAAGTCGCGGCCCCTGAAACCTTCAATCGATTTTTCAACGAGATTCCGATAACATTTTGGACAGTGAATGGCACGATTAAACTCGGGATGTAATATTTTGGAAATCTAATTGTGAATTATTaggatttattatatattatgatattaattagagaataatgagtaggattataatcttGATAATCTAATTcaacataaattataaattttgccACACGTGGACAAATAAGCTTCATTTATTAACTACAAAGATTTATTTAGAATATGTGGGTATAATGTGAGTTATTtatagaataaaaatattttcaaatttggctACTTTGAAGACCCGATCGTCTCATTGAAAGCATCAAAAAATTTATTGAGATTTTTGGAAtctgattataaaataaataagcttaagaaagaagaagagatcaagatttttacgtggttcaagTGTTAATAAAttctagtccacgagtcaatttTATTGAGCTAGAAAAGCTTCAAAGTATTTATTACAAGTGTTTATGCCCTAGTTGAAGACCCTAAATCTTAGTTCTTCTCTGAAGAATTTAATTTCCCACCATTTGCATGAAGGGATAATGTTCTATTTATTGGGAAGAATCGAGTATGGACATACCGAACCCAGTAGATTTTTAAGGTGTCAACTAGGCCCTTTGATGAAgtaaaatacaatatttattgACTTTGGACCAATTGAGTAAGGCTCAATTCCCGAGGTAAGGCTTGTCCATACAAACAGAGATCGTTTGAGGATGCCATGTGCcatatgttggaattattttaccaggatcttagatctaatcacaagtatgttgattaacaccctaaatatgaactttctaaaacgatgaaataaacacgtataaagtttaggaaaccttacattgggtgcagcggaatataatgactccttctgttcagatatatAGCCCTTgtttcctttctatagcagagcattatcaatatctgaacctggatctctttctctgaatctttgatgctgaaactccttcttgctgaaagtctttcttcacgatcttcctcactatggttgaggtatcacttgctgtgtgtgggcactactcatacactaagaatttcgaaatttgagagggaagaaagagagagggagtggtcggccagatagggagagagaaggctcaggtttttctgaatcagaagtgaaattttcctgaagccttcactatctatttataacattccactagggttaggtttgaattatttggcattaaaataatgaaaatatcagtttaaaatgcctacaaaagtggtcggccatgcttagtggatttgggcctcactttttgcaattttgcagttttatcttttctgcatctgattttctcaaaaacgccaatatttaaatgtcaattctaactatttaataactataaataattattaaataatattgtcatttatcataattattaattgaaccatacaaagtatcataattaacaaatatgcccctaacaactctttctttacaatttcgcccttacttagtgaaaatttcacaaatagacatagtctaatttgagaattataattgattaatcaaaaccaattatatgagtcttacaagcaatattatctcaactagtgcggggaccatgggtctatataaccgagcttccaataagtagatcaagaatttattactaaaattcactaacttattaattcttcgttgaatccacgcatagaacttagaattgcactctcagtatatagaatgctctatatgttccaccatatagacacatcattagttatccattgttataatcctaatttgatcaatgatcctctatatgaatgatctacaccgtaaagggattagattaccgttataccctacaatgtattttatctttaaaacacttgaccccgtataaatgatatttcagcttatgtgaaatgagtactccaccatttatgttcgtttggtcaagctcgaaggagatcatcctttacttactattcgccaaatagaagctatagattccatgtttatgctagcgctcccactcaattgcactaccgtgttcccaaaatgtacgtatcaccctgacctaaaagtaggcttaactaacaaatcaaagaacacgaatagcctttcaagattgagcctaatcataacaggattaagatcatttgatctaggatcaactaggcgatattgacttgaatagatattacggtaagtttaataaatctaagtcaaagttcaatatcggtcccttccgatgcatactccatgcatccaacctgagctttactttaaccaatgctctggaaagaacataacacttctccaaatgcaagtgaactctgttgtagattatcatatcagtaaaaccctatgtctgataaatctaggaaactttattcacatagtcatgtttactttccaatgtgttgacggcacaataaacaggatcaagtatgtgaaaagggtttcagatgaattcatacattatgtacatataatcatgaaataaatcatgtgaaccatgcaacattaaatgttatttctgatctatattaataagtaaatctgattatattgaaatgagttttatttagggcataaaacccaacaaactcccacttgcactaatataaaacaaaaagtgcgtttcaaataatctcaacaccttgatatacaaatcaagtgtagtagtagtaaactcctcgtaataggatctgaaaagttaaattaaacacaaacttttctccaccattactcttccttaatcacaaaatcattgataatgtgaaattcctctctatatgtctactctcttgggatactggattctatagctttggcaactacttttggttaatcaggaaattaacactagtagtttaggtaatttggaatggtgcaaaaaatgtatagaactttccttagactgaataagtacctttcctgtaactttaacattcagtccctctttggtagacctagagacttcagataggttttacacttctccaaaatcactattccacccccagagtaatcaccatcttatcagaaagattttctagcacaaaggcaaattttgaaatctgatatggtgtagcctaagagttttaaacacacccttatagactaacatatagttcctcttcttaatcttaagatttacttgattgtcttccaatgttcttctcctggattaatctgatacctactcattactcccactcaacagagggtgtctggtctaaggcatactaaagcatgtctaagacctctcactattgatttaagaaattctttcatggctttatcttttctggaatagttgagacttttccttagataaataaaatctatgcctaagaagttgtgaagcttctatagattgccattagaaagaaaatgcttcagcatcttactaaagtaagttgcttgcattagagtaaataattaccaggtataccacaagccataggtttagataaactcaaacctataatactaggaacaggaagttttgttaagtccatagaatagacttattaactaaaatttccttttatgtccttgtaatagaaaactttaggttactccatgtgaatggattaaaccatagttctattggcttttcttcttagtttcttatcttgacaatccattacttgtttaaactcacaatggattttaaatcactagtgtctcccaagtcataagaaggtgagttcctagaaactctcccactacgacaaggtaccgtgaattatgtctaagaaaactaaatggtattgatctcttcggttgtgacaggacaaggggtgttcattggatcacatccaatggatttggacccatccgatcccatccaattatttattggatattggatttttccatccgatccaatccaattgaattgagtcatccgatccgatccgatccaatggatgtattggattggatcagttccatccattggatgctttaactggtttttattagattggattggatccatccaatgaaTCCCATGGATGAATCCAATCTATTTTAACCACTATTTAGGCTAATTtcgttaaaaatatatatatatgaaaaaatataatttaaaacctaataaataataaaataatatattaaatattaaataaaataattaaatatataaaattataaatattaaatatgattggatggacattggatgatattagattggattggatcgattatcCATTGGATCAGATGTCTCATCCaatatccgatccgatccaattggatttttaaaatttgcatccgatccgatccaattatgattggatatccgattctattggatcggttgggattggatcggtcggttggaattggattggatgactttctgcacacccctaatggacaacagaggcagtgggatcatcatatgtcaaataagataatagaacacttttggaatcaagaattaaatatctcatttattttcggacttagtcattatcttagaaaagaagtatttgttttaaacaaacactttcttatctattgactatgggttggtccacccctaatcacttagaatagctaacaaaacatggttaacagttctaacttttcttaagattttgattaggtcatccatgaatctagtaatgatttacattaagtatacaaccattacatcattctgaaattgtattaccatagaaggatttaggcaacgactagtaactaatcatcaatatgcaaatcgaaatttctggggaggtaagtttggatataattcaaaaatcaaattaatgatctttgaactgcatatctactaactatttctccacccctatcagttcgcaagatctttaaccacttaccttaatggtgtttaaccattgctagaaattaatgaaatttttcaaacatttcaaatttcttgctaaaaggtataatctagagttatcattttaagaatacaacgaaaaaatcatatccacccctgaatgtacatccatctgcgaatgagatgaactactttcagtggatataggcatattaactctttgcagatattgatcttgtcaaatccactatgaacaagatacaaatgccatagattaaaaaaaagtggtagtgtcttttgatgacttaggtttagttatatcaaagagttcttagaatactgcaagtggatcctggtcacagaataccaaactcatattccatacagtttgaatccattaatagaagatggatattaaacacttgagaaagtgtaactgtattgtattctggaattataaatataagaaaatttctgtttggaatctaaaattaaagtcaaagacttaaatttataccaaatattatgagtaattctatcttggaccaccactactaatttagcTCTAAGTTTgttttgcccatacaagtaggagatatctaagattgaggatttatatcaattgggaatagaatttcgagattataatcatatgcgtcattaatttcttaagagaaaatatagaatgacatgaaatgatttatagaccattcatccaatgatttgTTATTGAGcttttcgaaatgaataagctaagaggaattaggataatttcgtttataaataagaatccaacgatgcttcgattagcgaaagtcaaagtaatcttatttatatataatcttcttgtttcatattgtaaaaatactagtctaaggtgtcatcaattgatgaacagttagatgttgcatatacaatatttatctttcgaggtcttaacactattatgtatgtctaatggtgaaaatccagtatgaatttatctcattagataaacaaacatgttagaccaacaatgaagattcgaaattaaactacaatttaataacagaaaataacatggttcaatataaattcatacataattcaaaaattattaaacatatagcaagtaggaatgacaagagaaaatactaaaacatacaatcctaaataatttccaaggtttccaacaaactgatacaatgtcccggtaggcgagagtcaaagtattattcattgaatagagttgccaGCTCATCTAAattagaaaccattctagcaaccttttattcgatcaaaataagaatccaacgttgttccggtaggcgagagtcaaggttattctcattttatgagcttccaccattgtttcattttttataagtttatctctaagtagtcaccgtaggggagagtctaatagagacgaaaacttacaaaacacttatcaaatgagatcttacggtgttaaatgctttcaacgaataaccatccataggagGACGAAGTCTAgggtctcgaggttatattgaaaacatttaactattgtaagaccaacaatggagatcgaatatcttaataataataaagctcattatttaaagtgagttgtattttctttgattctctttatttaatctatttattttaaatatatatttatttaattaaaatttccaacttagaataaaaaattgtaaatgtaaattttaatttaatatttataaattttacttagatggatatgaaaataatatgaattatttccatcttagtaataatttccaataaatatttagaaaaatattcaatttaagttgttacaaaattaatttaaattaatttacaactcaaatttaattttctataaatatatattacatttcgaaaaattaaagtatttaagaatacaattttcaaaattgcatattaaaataaaaaaataaatcctgaaaaaattattctaatttaatgttggcccaaaattaattaataaaattaatttacaacaaaaaaatataattttcctatttaattaaatatgtataagaaaaatttcaaatatttaagtatgatgatgaaaatcaacttaaatattaattttctatttaattaaatacactagaaaaatacttcaggcaaaaatatcacctatctagattttcctttgactaattaattaaatttctaataaaatatattttacttcatttattttaatttaatcaataaatgaaaaaaaatcattgatttaagttggtccaaaattaaaataaataatttacaactttaatctatttttcaaataaaattcgaaattccagcatttaagaaatgcaatttcgaaatttgattaataaaataaagaaaaaatatattttgaaaattatttaaatttagttgaaaaattaaatttcaactaaaaataattttctatttaattaagtgtcatgaaaaagaaatatttaagtatcatgatgaaaatcaacttagatatttatttttcaaattaattaaatgtattaaattcaagaaataaataattaagtgtagagaaggcttaattattaatctctagtttaatactaggaaaaatatacttaaaataaattgtaccaaaattaattatataaataattaatttcacaatgtatagtattttcctatttaatattagaaataataagtagtctagaaataactatctagaaaatattttattggactaagtatcttttccacaaaatttgaaaaaatatctaatttaagttgtattagaaaaaatctagaacttaaatattttcaaatttaaatttaattaaatatcaaaaattaagttgtagccacttaatttgaaaatattccattttaagttaatattcgaaaagatattaacttaaaaaaatatctaaaatattccattttaagttaatattcgaaaagatattaacttaaaaaatatctaaagaatcttaataaccaatgcctagaattcctcaacttaattttgaaattttaaatccaaaagatattcagatttaagttggttagttgtagataattaaatatcaacttaaataggaatatttaatgaaaattttaaattaagcttcagaaagaatctagatggttataattctatatttaattaaatacaagaaaatacatatagtttagcttagaataaagaattccttaaactataattttcttaaattaatttcaaaataaatgaaattaattatgttgctaatcaattttattaggttaaactagttaaattaacctagtacagtcattcaaatcaggtaaatgggccttcacaattagggtgcTTTATGTgaaggggtgctgggttcagtatgtcgtacccactaatatggctcccaactctcacacaaggcccaaaagagaggaatttaaccttaaaatgaacaactgttattaattgaataggctaaaaaactaaatgggcctaaataaaatctatccagaactatgacattttatttagcaacaacaacctatatgcatctataatgaaattaaacacataggctcacacaggcacactttggatgggtcttatcatgttgctaggtcatacacagatgaaagaagattgtaaatatacctgttacaaattatttacttgaccaagggagtcatcagatcattagatctggcaaaaagtaaccgtggctatttgcaatcaagtaataataggttttgaaaacttacacacaagctaaaacacatactcctgcaacaaggttagctggatagttggatgtaggatttatttaattttaaattaaataattaatttcaaaataaataattaaataaaaaaatattttcgaaaatttaaataaaaattttgaaaaaattcgaaattaaaaaaaaaaattaaatttaaaattaaacctaaaattttgaaaaattaggtttcaaccaacctaaatatcatttcaaaatttgctaactacttttaaaatttaaatgttattttataaataaaaattaaacaaaaaattaaaaaagataaattaatatctttttcagattttaaatgtaatttaaataaataaaataacaaaatttaaaagttagcaaaatatcttacatctatttaaaattacatgattatagttatcttattttaaatttaaataaggtcaaattatttaaaaatatttaatttaaaaatttaaaatctgaccttaaatttaaaaataagataagatataatcaaatttaaaaataagataaattattaagcaaaaaagatagatactaactatttttaaattcaaattacactaatatcttgaattaaatttaaaaaatattaaattaattcattatgataattagagttgaattaggaatagtaatagtataaatacagaactacacaaaaaatcggaagttaattccatgaaaaagcatgaaaaatcgaagaaaaacgaaaaaaatgcgagctgtacggatggtatgctgtgcatactcgtCCGCGCACGCGCATGAGGTGTTTGGGCGTGAAATCTAGGTGCAGGGGGAAatcgcatgatttccgcgcgcggaatTTTTGATGCTCAatcccgattttttcgaaacttcaaaaaatcataactaattcaaattaaatcgaaattgagttctgtaaaaaatgtaacttgcttaattttttccatactatccaataaaaataattccagaatcagatattcaattatttttcacgaaaattcacaaacatcaatcaatcatcaaataacactcaatacaacatgataccatccaaaacatcaaacaatcgttttaaagtccaaatttcttgcaaaaaattcaattaccatggctctaaggccagtgattggaattattttaccaggatcatagatctactcacaagtatgttgattaacaccctaaatatgaactttctaaaacgatga is a window from the Cannabis sativa cultivar Pink pepper isolate KNU-18-1 chromosome 1, ASM2916894v1, whole genome shotgun sequence genome containing:
- the LOC115705487 gene encoding uncharacterized protein LOC115705487, giving the protein MNNIFRDLNGESVPSQQDILRCPFLRNINEPTSFSFSPSMMFPQPVRGNKGPIFEDGPNFDMAFRLFHGNDGVVPLSGGSYVPLRKVEPQRAPAQFNPLAAKAATISLSSFGAGGPFGFFDSFSDKWKNQKKSSNKESSQGGNSKHESLGNEWLQSGNCPIAKSYRAVSGVLPLVAKVLKPPAGMKFTCPPAIVAARAAISKTAFAKNLRPQPLPAKVLVIGLLGMAANVPLGIWREHTEKFSPSWFAAVHAAVPFIGMLRKSVLMPKAAMAFTIAASILGQVIGSRAERYRLKAVAEKKLALTQTHESSGVALTQTHGSVSESSQLQVVSAKVGHCSGDAEWNSISLPMARSSSSTDVC